The genome window TTGGTCACATCTTTGCATTTGCTTTCTACCCATTTGGCTCTTCATCAAACAAGGCCTCTTGTTTTAAAGTGGTGAGCATTCAGCGTCAAAAATATGACCAGAATTCTTATTCCTTCGTTATTTACTCCTCAGAAACTGGAAAATGGAAAACCTCCATGGAAGTCTGCCACTGCGAGGACGATCTTAACGAGAACAAATATATTCATATCAAAGGAAGGTTTTATTGGTTGACCAAGAAACAGAGAATAATCACTTTTGATCTGGAAGAAGAGCTGTCTGGAGTGATCATAGCACCAGGTCCCATGTTGAGATATGGCGTTCGAAATAGCGATTGCCTTGGGGATTCAGATGGGTATCTTCATTACGCGTGTGTTGATGAGTCTGATCTTAGAGTATGGATGTTAAAAGATTGTCACAAACTTGATTGGGTCCTTAAGCACCAGTTGAATTTAGATCAGTTTCGTGTGGAAGGTCAAGTAATGACTGACTATCTTCAATTCAGTATACGTCGTGTTGGGTGCATTCCTAAGGATGATATTTTTGCACCTGGTTATTTAGCACTAGGAATTTTGACTTTCTATGATGAGGTTATTTATATGATTAGATGGGGCAGGTTGGAGTCATATAATTTTAGGAACGGAGTCCTAAAACGTCATTATATGTATCATGCCTTTTTTTTGGACCATTATAATTATGTACCTGCGACTGTGCTCCCGTACTTGGCTACCTTGGCAGCAAATGGTGTTCTAAAGGTGAAACAGAACTCCATTGATGATTTGACTTCAGTCCCAGCAACTGTGCTCCCATGTTCAACTACCTCAGCAATGAGTGGCCTTCTCGGGCTAATACGTTCCTGTGGTTTTGTTGCTTCAAATTCTAGTTCTTATCAAGGAAcgcgaaaaagaaaaagaatcaaacCCGTAAGGTCACCACATTTATAAACAGGTGCCCACTGAATTGGAATTATCTGTATTTCTTTTGCTTGAATTGGCAGCATCAGCCTACCAACTTAATGAAGCCTTAGGTTTTTTGGCATGTACAAAGATATTTGACTTCCTTAATCCTTACCATCTTAACTATTCAGGCATATTTGTGTTTGTTGCATCAAGTGCTAAAGTTATCAACgattgtttttttcattttggtatcTCATTTTTTACTAAGTGTGCGTTTAGGTCTTTCGTACGGTTGTCTTGTGTTGAATATAAATTGATGAAAACCTAAAAGGATGCTTGGTTTGGGGATAATGGCATTTGTTGATATTGTATATGGATATCCTGACCTTAGATTAAACACTTGTCTGGGTGTTATTTGGCTGTCATATAATCTAACCAGTTATCCACTGTTTATGCCTAGTTGTGCAAAATTCTAGTACTTGCCTGTTAACCCGTTAAATTTAACGATTTGTTAAGGAAATCTTTGTTAGCCATTTATGAGAGCACCAAATCTTGTGTTGAATTGACATTGATTGAATCATTGTTAGCcatttataaaattagtttGTAAAATGCATAATAGAAACTTGGTGGATTGAATATCTCTTTGTGggtcaaacaaattttttagagTGCTGACTTGTAGGCAATTGACCTGGGAGTAGCCTAACCCTGAAGATATAGAAACttggtggattttattttagacTAAAGTTATCATATATGTTATTATAGACTGAAAAAAGTTTGGCTTCAAACAAATTTAGAACTGTCTTACTTCAACCTATTATGCGGCAGTTGAAGATACTATTTATGTGTAGTATTAATCGCATGAGATTTTTAATGAGTCTtatgacttgtttaaataatacacatagaTAGTCTTATAATTTGTCAGAAATGGGTTTGTAAAAAATGGGTTGGGATTGTGTCCAATGCACTAATGCACTAAATACAAGCCGTGTCTGTAAAAAATAGCATCAATAAAGTTTGGGGTCAAAATTTATCCTTATAAATTAGTTAATACTTAGTTACAATTGGTCATCCCCCACACGTCTTATTTATGTTCTTTGTTAGAGAAGTCTGATgacaattcttttatttatatatatatatatatattataagtaTTATGAGGACAATTTATgttgtttgtaaaattttattatttacataATTTGCAAAAGCTTGCTGGTGGTTAATTGGGTCTTGGAGGCAAAGACGGAGGCCATGTTTTAAAGTTATGACTAGGCAATGGAAATTTTATGCCTGACGGTCAGTTTTGGATTGAAGGTTCAAGTGCATTTTAAGAGGTGGGATACCCAAATATCTTCTTTACAGATTCACCAGCAAAGGTTCAGACTCACACACATCTTAAGCCTGTGTGTTCAACAATATTTTAAGTGTTAGGGAAATTTTACTGGGATGCGGTTTTCCATTTTCACTCATCTTCTTGATGATTATTGCATTCCAAATATAGTAAACAAGAGTTTTCCTTTAAAGATGATTGTCAATTTGTCATCATGTGTTCTTGTGCTAGACCTAAAACagactatttataaaaataatgtttagcTCCCCTAAAACCTAGACCTGTcattaggggtgtccacgggtcggtccgggttgggtttgtgcccaacccggaatCGACCCGATGACATCGAATTTCCAACGAGAAAACCCGCCGCCGACCGCAAACACCAACGGGTCAGGTCAGATCGGAGTTGTTTGATCGGCGGTCAAATCGGTCGAAGCCGACGATGATGCCGCTGAAGATTCCA of Quercus lobata isolate SW786 chromosome 8, ValleyOak3.0 Primary Assembly, whole genome shotgun sequence contains these proteins:
- the LOC115955757 gene encoding F-box protein At5g49610-like isoform X2; the protein is MEAIFSNDDLAMEILSRFSALQLSRFKCVSKRWKNLISDPSFLRLHHQRSQLRGITTLLIQQRSDITGDRLGCRMSFFTTCGPFSEDDRRVPIMIRDSFPAKGVVIMGSSNGLVCCRSRQTLEQRMLVIFICNPITREWISLRPTNCHVGHIFAFAFYPFGSSSNKASCFKVVSIQRQKYDQNSYSFVIYSSETGKWKTSMEVCHCEDDLNENKYIHIKGRFYWLTKKQRIITFDLEEELSGVIIAPGPMLRYGVRNSDCLGDSDGYLHYACVDESDLRVWMLKDCHKLDWVLKHQLNLDQFRVEGQVMTDYLQFSIRRVGCIPKDDIFAPGYLALGILTFYDEVIYMIRWGRLESYNFRNGVLKRHYMYHAFFLDHYNYVPATVLPYLATLAANGVLKVKQNSIDDLTSVPATVLPCSTTSAMSGLLGLIRSCGFVASNSSSYQGTRKRKRIKPVRSPHL